One stretch of Deltaproteobacteria bacterium CG11_big_fil_rev_8_21_14_0_20_42_23 DNA includes these proteins:
- a CDS encoding sulfurtransferase, with the protein MNTLSAIQLKKMKQENKNLKVINVLEEKYFKKEHLPESINIPEGSETFLEAVEKELGSKTDPVVVYCASLECDASPKAARKLEDAGYTQVYDFEGGVKEWKENNLPIVLGGH; encoded by the coding sequence ATGAATACTCTTTCAGCGATACAACTAAAGAAAATGAAGCAAGAGAATAAAAATTTAAAGGTGATTAATGTGTTGGAGGAGAAGTATTTCAAAAAAGAGCATCTTCCCGAATCGATTAATATTCCCGAAGGCTCGGAGACTTTTTTGGAAGCAGTGGAAAAGGAGCTGGGCTCCAAAACCGATCCAGTGGTGGTTTACTGTGCGAGCTTGGAGTGCGATGCTTCTCCCAAAGCTGCGCGAAAACTGGAAGACGCCGGATACACGCAGGTTTACGATTTCGAGGGTGGAGTAAAGGAATGGAAAGAAAATAATTTGCCCATTGTTTTAGGAGGGCATTGA
- a CDS encoding carboxymethylenebutenolidase yields the protein MKNITPAQQKMLDLFDNHVNAELAGDLETTMATMTDNPHLINVAVLMGGSGKEGVRTFYRNYLVGKFFPPDVEMINVSRTVDDEQIVDEVVIKFTHTTPVDWMLPEVAPTGKRVEVALVVVVKVEDGKVAHEHIYWDQASVLVQIGLLDPKHLPVGGVGGARMILDPTIPPRKVKPS from the coding sequence ATGAAAAATATTACTCCCGCGCAGCAAAAAATGTTGGATCTCTTTGATAATCACGTCAATGCTGAATTAGCGGGCGATCTTGAAACCACCATGGCTACCATGACGGACAATCCGCATCTCATTAATGTTGCAGTTTTAATGGGCGGCTCGGGCAAAGAAGGTGTGCGAACGTTTTACCGTAATTATTTAGTGGGAAAATTTTTTCCGCCCGATGTAGAAATGATCAACGTTTCCCGCACCGTTGATGACGAACAAATTGTGGATGAAGTGGTGATCAAGTTTACGCACACTACTCCTGTTGATTGGATGCTGCCCGAAGTAGCGCCAACAGGAAAACGCGTTGAAGTAGCACTTGTAGTCGTAGTGAAAGTTGAAGATGGAAAAGTTGCACACGAACACATCTATTGGGATCAAGCTTCGGTATTGGTACAAATCGGCTTACTCGATCCAAAGCACTTACCAGTAGGCGGAGTGGGCGGCGCAAGAATGATTCTGGATCCAACAATCCCACCGCGGAAGGTAAAGCCGTCTTAA
- a CDS encoding photosystem reaction center subunit H translates to MLRTSKSMKNYSLDAEDGKIGKCKDFLFDDFEWTIRYMVADTGSWIPGREVLLTPLSLGMPNDENDSIPVHLTKKQIEDAPSVESDKPISRQYEMEMYTYYGYQIPTTWPYAEGYPYLTTPKEEAEKRFADTARGDPHLRSAKEVSGYHIEASDGEIGHIEDFLVEDDNWRIRYIVVDTRNWLPGKKVLIAPAWIEKI, encoded by the coding sequence ATGTTAAGAACAAGCAAGAGCATGAAAAATTACAGTTTGGATGCCGAGGATGGAAAAATTGGAAAGTGCAAAGACTTTCTCTTCGACGATTTTGAATGGACCATTCGATACATGGTGGCCGACACGGGTTCTTGGATTCCGGGCAGAGAGGTGTTGCTTACACCTTTGTCGCTGGGGATGCCGAACGATGAAAACGATTCTATTCCCGTGCATCTTACAAAAAAACAAATTGAAGATGCCCCGTCCGTTGAAAGTGACAAGCCCATTTCCCGACAATACGAAATGGAAATGTACACTTATTATGGATACCAAATTCCCACCACTTGGCCTTATGCCGAGGGGTATCCTTATCTCACCACTCCAAAAGAGGAGGCCGAAAAACGCTTTGCCGACACTGCGCGCGGCGATCCTCATTTGCGATCGGCAAAAGAAGTTTCTGGCTACCACATCGAAGCTAGCGATGGAGAAATAGGGCACATCGAAGATTTTCTGGTGGAAGACGACAATTGGCGCATCCGCTACATTGTGGTTGATACTCGCAACTGGCTTCCAGGAAAAAAAGTGCTCATCGCACCAGCGTGGATTGAGAAAATTTAA
- a CDS encoding aspartate 1-decarboxylase, giving the protein MSIIVCTGKIHCAHVTAARLDYEGSITIDSLLMQAAGILPFQLLHINSMSNAVHWETYAIPGNAGYDEICLNGCPARLFQVGDKVIILSLEQLSREEALKVEQKVVYVNEKNQVRKVEHKSGLKTTF; this is encoded by the coding sequence ATGTCAATTATTGTTTGTACCGGAAAAATTCATTGCGCTCATGTCACTGCTGCAAGACTTGATTACGAAGGCAGCATTACCATCGATTCTTTATTGATGCAGGCAGCCGGAATTTTACCCTTTCAACTCTTGCATATTAACAGCATGTCAAACGCTGTTCACTGGGAAACATATGCCATTCCTGGAAATGCGGGCTATGATGAAATATGCCTCAATGGTTGCCCCGCCAGACTTTTTCAAGTGGGTGATAAAGTCATTATTCTTTCGCTCGAACAGTTATCGCGCGAAGAAGCTCTAAAAGTTGAACAAAAAGTAGTGTACGTGAACGAAAAAAACCAAGTGAGAAAAGTTGAACACAAATCAGGCCTTAAGACCACATTCTAA